A window of the Mucilaginibacter sp. cycad4 genome harbors these coding sequences:
- the ruvA gene encoding Holliday junction branch migration protein RuvA — MYDYISGKLMFKSPSYIVIDAGGIGYHINISVNTYSGISDDEKCKLFVWLHVKEDAHTLYGFATEGERRLFLHLISISGIGPNTARMMLSSISPAEIQAAIVSGNVSLIQRIKGIGPKSAQRIILELQDKLRKEGPDTLTVVPVSQTVKDEALSALVMLGFARNVAEKVLDQEIKKNNGELTVEELIKFALKTL, encoded by the coding sequence ATGTATGATTATATTAGTGGTAAGCTAATGTTCAAAAGCCCGTCTTATATAGTGATAGATGCGGGAGGGATAGGGTATCATATCAACATTTCTGTAAATACCTACTCGGGCATTAGTGACGACGAAAAATGTAAACTCTTTGTGTGGTTACACGTAAAAGAGGATGCGCACACGCTTTACGGCTTTGCTACCGAAGGTGAGCGCAGGTTGTTCTTACATTTAATCTCCATTTCGGGTATCGGGCCTAATACGGCAAGGATGATGCTGTCATCGATAAGCCCGGCCGAGATTCAGGCAGCTATTGTGAGCGGGAATGTATCGCTGATTCAGCGGATAAAAGGAATTGGGCCAAAATCAGCACAGCGGATTATTTTGGAGTTGCAGGATAAGCTGCGTAAGGAAGGCCCCGATACCTTAACTGTTGTGCCGGTGAGCCAGACTGTTAAGGACGAAGCACTATCAGCATTAGTGATGCTGGGTTTTGCGCGTAACGTTGCCGAAAAAGTATTAGACCAGGAGATCAAGAAAAATAATGGCGAATTAACGGTTGAAGAACTAATTAAGTTCGCGTTAAAAACGCTATAA
- the sprA gene encoding cell surface protein SprA: MTKVFTYKTLISVLFIVVFGGLGNVYAQQKPSPAAKNDTTKSNAPINLTAPRSQRMREGIFNTDPAGLVRTIEYDPATNRYILYERVGNLLYRPPQYLTFEQYLKLKERSTQRGYFQQLADNYAYDSQQPGFIPPIKVRSRTFEQIFGSSVIDIRPQGSAEMIMAGQINKNQNPLFNTRQRSQFNFNFDQRIQLNVTGNIGDKLKITTNYNTDAQFQFENQIKLDYTGSPDEIIQKIEAGTVSMPLNTTLITGSQALFGVKTKLKFGRLDVTSIFSQQRSQSKTITITNGSQQGEFRLTPADYEANKHFFLSQYFRNNYNRALANIPIISSNVNITKIEVWTTNRTNVTTDSRDILAFIDLGENNPYNKTRIVGGGSALPAGFKGPGFAQQSNNLLTVLPQNARLTNSNDVASFFQGSGSTDNYSKLTYARKLTDKEYTLHPQLGYISLNYPLNNDEVLAVAYQYTVNGVQYQVGEFSSDVAVNPNTPNVLFVKLLKGELLKTNLPTWDLMMKNIYSLGAFQIAPTDFKLTVTRLDDKSGIEKTVMEEGQNTKGKLWLQIAGLDNLNQQSDKKPDGYFDFLEGITIDSQNGRISFPVVEPFGSDLASKFTAGETDLVKRYVYQPLYDSTKTIAQQYFPALNRYVIKGTYTSTGGSEYQLNAVNIPQGSVIVTAGTVKLQEGNDYTVDYNAGRIRILNQALLSSGQPITVKLENNELFGVQQKSLYGTRLDYHASDKLQLGATLMHLTEQPITQNEIAGEESISNTIWGFDANYSSNSRFLTRLVDKIPGIHTKVPSSINFYGEFAKLMPGSPGALNFAGSKNGTSYLDDFENSQSVIDIKGANSWQISGTPQLFGESALFDNLSYGYNRARLAFYNIDPVFYTNTGSIPISRSELSNHYVRQVIEQEVFPYKQSATGQPLSLATLNMAFYPTIRGPYNYATTGINPDGTLQNPKTRWGGMFRKLETNDFESLNVSYIEFWMLDPFIYKPNSAGGDLYFNLGSLSEDILKDGRKSLENGLPVDGDLTKVDETSWGRVSKLQPVINAFDNNPDARKLQDVGLDGMNDQDEQTKFAPVVQQIKGQLNAQAATAIAADPSSDDYQYYQGPALDQARAGILERYSKYNGTDGNSKTAQQSQAELGLQNSASTSLPDGEDINRDNNMSQEDSYFQYKVSMRPADMVVGQNYISDKVTAQVKLPNGTTQAVNWYQFRIPITDYQSKVGNIQDFKAIRFMRMFMTNFADTAVLRFATLELVRGEWRAYNSEKNPLNVIADPAIQNPPIDNSTIDVQAVNIEENGNRTPIPYVVPPGINRQRNYNNLQTNTKLNEQSLSLNVKSLRDGYSRAAFRTFYNDLRKYKRMQMFIHAEGDYLKDNDLNAFIRLGVDYQDNYYEYELPLKITQPGTSDAGAIWPDVNEMDLELDLLIRAKLARNHSNVAYNQLFKYTEGDKVVYIKGQPDLSKLRTIMLGVRNPYKGTNVLPDDGLDKSGTVWFDELRLTDFDQRGGWAATARIDAKLADFADITVSGSKTTIGFGTLDSRLNDRSQSDDQTYDVSANVELGKFFPDKSGIHIPAYINLSSQRSMPQYDPGAPDVELKASLAAATSTKERDSIRNAAIDITTRKSINFTNVHKARTNQNAINHIWDIENFNATYAYTEYNHHDFVTQNDVEKTYNLTLAYNYTNQPKYYSPFAKIIKSNMLALFRDLNFSLLPSRLNFSINFDRFYSENTLRDNDPNNYIPIPTTTFNKYFNITRVYGIGWNLSKSLQMDIDATNLSVVDEPAGRINGLKRDTLWDNLKKLGRTTNYNHTINFNYTVPINKIPGLDWVSAVARYSTHFNWQTQPLFAINSTNYDVGNSIQNSRAIQLNPTLNMVSLYNKFPFIRKANNPNNKKSNILIGLLTSVKNLSATYTRTQGTFLPGYLPQSGFFGADGNAPGLGFLLGSQADIRARAVANGWITTDTLQNQLYTTSLNEDMHFRGIIEPFKDLRIELSAFKTQDHNYQANFKYLASSNSIETLSPVTSGNYSVSFLTIGTAFESAKGINNVSGTFQKFLDARAVISQRLGRTNPNSAGVADGYADGYGPNSQNVLVPAFLAAYAGKNASGSNLSQFPKIPIPNWQVTYNGLSKISWFQDIFDSFDLSHGYRSSYNVSGFTSLLQYREANGAASSRDLNNDFLPLYQFSQVTIFEQFVPLLGASVRFKNSMTANAEYRQSRSLSLSMLNSQLAQQNEKIIVFGFGYHTKDFHFPFGWFEGIQHKDVNFKLDFSLRDNKTLIYRADVESAEISSGAQNITVRPSVDYVINQRFNLNLFYDSNLTKPYTSQTFNTSFTNFGINLKLLLQ; this comes from the coding sequence TTGACCAAAGTATTTACTTATAAGACACTTATAAGTGTGTTGTTCATTGTGGTGTTCGGGGGGCTGGGGAATGTGTATGCACAACAAAAGCCCTCGCCTGCGGCTAAAAATGATACAACCAAATCAAATGCACCGATAAACCTGACCGCGCCACGAAGCCAGCGGATGAGGGAAGGTATTTTCAATACCGACCCGGCAGGTCTGGTACGTACTATTGAATATGATCCGGCCACAAACCGTTACATTTTATACGAAAGGGTAGGTAATTTACTTTACCGCCCGCCGCAGTATCTTACGTTTGAGCAATATTTGAAGCTTAAAGAAAGATCGACCCAACGGGGCTATTTTCAGCAGCTGGCAGATAATTACGCCTATGATTCACAGCAGCCGGGGTTTATACCGCCTATAAAGGTCAGGAGCCGTACCTTTGAGCAGATCTTTGGCAGCTCGGTGATTGATATCCGCCCGCAGGGTTCGGCAGAGATGATCATGGCGGGGCAGATAAATAAAAATCAAAATCCGCTTTTTAATACCCGCCAGCGCAGCCAGTTCAATTTTAATTTTGATCAGCGTATCCAGCTCAACGTAACCGGTAATATAGGCGATAAGTTAAAGATCACCACCAATTACAACACCGATGCGCAGTTCCAGTTTGAAAACCAGATTAAGCTGGATTATACAGGCTCGCCGGATGAGATCATTCAAAAGATTGAAGCCGGTACCGTTAGTATGCCGCTTAACACCACGCTGATTACAGGCAGCCAGGCGCTTTTCGGCGTTAAAACCAAGCTGAAATTCGGTCGGTTGGATGTTACCAGTATTTTTTCGCAGCAACGTTCACAGTCAAAAACCATCACCATCACTAACGGATCGCAACAGGGTGAGTTTAGGTTAACGCCTGCCGATTATGAGGCTAATAAGCACTTTTTCCTGTCGCAATATTTCAGGAATAATTACAACAGGGCGCTGGCCAATATCCCTATTATCAGCTCCAATGTTAATATCACTAAAATTGAGGTTTGGACTACCAACCGGACAAATGTAACTACCGATTCGCGCGATATATTGGCTTTTATCGACCTTGGTGAAAATAACCCATACAATAAAACAAGGATTGTAGGCGGCGGCAGCGCCCTGCCTGCCGGTTTTAAGGGGCCGGGTTTCGCACAGCAATCAAACAACCTGTTAACCGTATTGCCACAAAATGCAAGGCTCACCAATTCCAATGATGTTGCCAGTTTTTTCCAGGGATCGGGCAGTACGGATAACTATTCAAAACTGACTTACGCCCGTAAGCTTACCGATAAAGAGTATACCCTGCACCCGCAATTAGGTTACATCTCCTTAAATTATCCTTTAAATAATGACGAGGTGCTGGCGGTTGCTTACCAGTATACTGTTAATGGTGTGCAATACCAGGTGGGTGAATTTAGCAGCGATGTTGCAGTTAACCCAAACACCCCGAACGTACTGTTTGTGAAATTGCTGAAAGGCGAGTTGCTGAAAACCAACTTGCCAACCTGGGATTTGATGATGAAAAACATCTACTCCCTTGGCGCTTTCCAGATAGCACCTACCGATTTTAAATTAACTGTTACCCGCCTGGATGATAAATCGGGCATTGAAAAAACGGTAATGGAGGAGGGGCAAAATACCAAAGGTAAACTGTGGCTTCAGATAGCCGGGCTCGATAACCTCAACCAGCAAAGTGATAAAAAACCGGATGGTTACTTTGACTTTTTAGAGGGGATTACCATCGATTCGCAAAACGGGCGGATTTCGTTCCCGGTGGTGGAACCCTTTGGTTCAGATCTTGCATCAAAATTTACCGCGGGCGAGACTGACCTGGTTAAACGATACGTTTATCAGCCATTGTATGACTCAACCAAAACCATCGCGCAGCAATATTTCCCGGCATTAAACAGGTATGTGATCAAGGGAACCTATACCTCAACGGGCGGTTCGGAGTACCAGCTGAACGCGGTTAACATTCCTCAAGGTTCAGTAATTGTAACCGCCGGTACAGTAAAGCTACAGGAAGGAAACGATTATACCGTTGATTATAACGCAGGGCGGATCAGGATCCTGAACCAGGCGCTATTATCTTCCGGCCAGCCTATTACCGTAAAGCTGGAGAATAATGAATTGTTCGGCGTGCAGCAAAAGTCATTGTACGGCACCAGGCTTGATTATCATGCCAGCGATAAGCTTCAGTTAGGTGCTACTTTGATGCACCTCACCGAGCAGCCCATCACCCAAAATGAAATTGCCGGCGAAGAATCCATCTCCAATACCATTTGGGGCTTTGATGCCAATTACAGTTCAAACTCCAGGTTTTTAACAAGATTGGTTGATAAGATTCCCGGCATCCATACCAAGGTGCCATCGTCCATTAATTTTTATGGCGAGTTTGCCAAACTGATGCCGGGCAGTCCCGGTGCATTGAATTTTGCAGGTTCCAAAAACGGCACATCCTATCTTGATGATTTTGAGAACAGTCAATCGGTAATAGATATTAAAGGAGCTAACAGCTGGCAAATTTCAGGAACGCCGCAGCTATTTGGCGAATCGGCTTTGTTTGATAACCTGAGCTATGGTTATAACCGTGCACGGCTGGCATTTTATAATATCGACCCTGTATTTTATACCAACACAGGTTCCATCCCCATATCAAGAAGTGAACTTTCCAACCATTACGTAAGGCAGGTGATTGAACAGGAAGTTTTCCCGTATAAGCAGTCGGCTACCGGGCAGCCGCTTAGTTTGGCTACCCTGAATATGGCTTTTTATCCAACCATCCGTGGTCCGTACAACTATGCTACAACCGGTATCAACCCTGATGGTACATTACAAAACCCCAAAACACGCTGGGGCGGTATGTTCCGCAAGCTGGAAACAAATGATTTTGAATCTTTAAACGTATCATACATCGAGTTTTGGATGCTTGATCCGTTCATATACAAACCAAACTCGGCTGGTGGCGATTTGTATTTTAACTTAGGTTCATTATCGGAAGATATCTTGAAAGACGGCCGTAAAAGCCTGGAAAATGGTTTGCCTGTTGATGGTGATTTGACCAAGGTTGATGAAACCAGCTGGGGCAGGGTATCCAAACTACAGCCCGTTATAAACGCGTTTGATAACAACCCCGATGCCCGTAAACTGCAGGACGTTGGTTTGGACGGCATGAATGACCAGGATGAGCAAACCAAATTTGCACCGGTTGTTCAGCAGATAAAAGGGCAACTGAACGCGCAGGCCGCAACCGCCATCGCAGCCGACCCTTCATCGGATGACTATCAGTATTACCAGGGGCCAGCCCTTGACCAGGCCCGTGCCGGCATCCTTGAGCGTTACAGCAAATACAACGGCACCGATGGTAACTCGAAAACGGCCCAGCAATCGCAGGCCGAACTTGGCTTGCAAAACTCGGCTTCAACATCTCTGCCCGACGGAGAGGATATTAACCGGGATAACAACATGAGCCAGGAAGATTCGTACTTCCAATACAAAGTATCCATGCGCCCTGCCGATATGGTTGTCGGCCAAAATTACATCAGTGATAAAGTTACCGCACAGGTAAAACTGCCCAACGGTACAACACAGGCGGTTAACTGGTACCAGTTCCGCATTCCTATTACCGATTATCAATCAAAGGTGGGCAATATCCAGGATTTTAAGGCAATCCGTTTTATGAGGATGTTCATGACCAATTTCGCTGATACCGCAGTTCTTCGTTTCGCTACACTTGAACTGGTACGTGGTGAGTGGCGTGCTTACAACAGCGAAAAAAATCCGCTGAACGTAATTGCCGATCCTGCAATCCAAAACCCGCCGATAGATAATTCGACCATCGACGTGCAGGCGGTAAATATTGAAGAGAACGGTAACCGCACGCCTATACCTTATGTGGTGCCGCCGGGTATTAACCGTCAGCGCAATTACAATAACCTGCAAACCAATACCAAGCTTAACGAGCAATCTTTATCGCTTAACGTAAAAAGCCTGCGTGATGGGTATTCGAGAGCAGCTTTCCGTACCTTTTATAATGACCTGCGCAAATACAAACGGATGCAAATGTTTATCCATGCCGAAGGTGATTATTTGAAAGATAATGACCTGAACGCGTTTATCCGCCTCGGCGTTGATTACCAGGATAACTATTATGAGTACGAATTGCCTTTGAAAATAACCCAGCCGGGTACCAGCGATGCAGGAGCGATATGGCCCGATGTTAATGAGATGGACCTGGAACTTGATTTGCTGATCCGGGCAAAGCTTGCGCGTAATCACTCTAACGTGGCCTATAACCAGCTTTTCAAATATACAGAGGGTGATAAGGTGGTTTATATAAAAGGCCAGCCCGATTTAAGTAAACTACGCACCATTATGCTTGGCGTGCGCAATCCTTATAAAGGTACAAATGTGCTTCCGGATGATGGACTGGATAAATCAGGAACTGTTTGGTTTGATGAGCTGCGCCTTACCGATTTTGATCAGCGCGGCGGTTGGGCTGCTACCGCGAGGATTGATGCCAAGCTTGCCGACTTTGCCGATATCACCGTATCCGGCAGTAAAACAACCATCGGTTTCGGTACGCTTGATTCAAGGCTGAACGACCGGAGCCAGAGCGATGACCAAACCTATGATGTATCTGCCAATGTTGAGCTAGGTAAGTTTTTCCCGGATAAAAGCGGCATCCATATCCCGGCATATATCAATTTGTCATCACAAAGGAGCATGCCGCAGTATGATCCCGGTGCGCCGGATGTTGAGCTGAAGGCGTCGCTGGCGGCGGCAACCAGTACCAAAGAGCGCGACTCTATCAGGAATGCGGCTATTGATATTACCACCCGCAAAAGCATCAACTTTACCAATGTGCATAAGGCACGTACAAACCAAAATGCTATTAACCACATTTGGGATATTGAAAACTTTAATGCTACTTACGCTTACACCGAATACAATCACCATGATTTTGTGACACAGAATGATGTGGAGAAAACCTATAATCTCACACTCGCTTATAACTATACCAATCAGCCCAAATACTACAGCCCATTCGCTAAGATCATCAAAAGCAATATGCTGGCTCTGTTCAGGGATTTGAACTTTAGTCTGCTGCCATCGCGATTGAATTTCAGTATTAACTTCGATCGTTTTTATTCGGAGAATACCCTGCGCGATAATGATCCTAATAATTATATCCCTATCCCGACAACCACCTTCAATAAGTATTTCAACATAACCCGTGTATACGGCATAGGCTGGAACCTGTCAAAATCATTACAAATGGATATCGACGCTACCAACCTTTCGGTTGTGGATGAACCCGCCGGGCGCATAAACGGTTTAAAACGCGATACCCTTTGGGATAACCTGAAAAAGCTTGGCCGCACCACCAACTATAACCATACCATCAATTTTAACTATACAGTACCTATCAACAAAATCCCGGGATTGGATTGGGTATCGGCGGTAGCGCGTTACAGTACACACTTTAACTGGCAAACACAGCCGCTGTTTGCTATTAATAGTACCAACTATGATGTGGGCAACAGTATCCAAAACTCAAGGGCTATCCAGCTTAACCCAACCCTCAATATGGTTTCGCTGTATAACAAATTCCCTTTTATCCGTAAGGCTAATAATCCTAACAATAAAAAGAGCAACATCCTGATTGGCTTGCTAACCAGTGTTAAAAACCTGAGCGCAACCTATACCCGTACACAGGGAACGTTTTTACCGGGATACTTACCGCAGTCGGGCTTTTTTGGTGCAGATGGCAATGCCCCCGGATTAGGCTTTTTATTAGGTAGCCAGGCAGATATCCGGGCCAGGGCTGTTGCTAACGGCTGGATCACTACCGATACCCTGCAAAATCAGTTATATACTACATCGCTTAATGAGGATATGCACTTCAGGGGTATTATTGAACCATTTAAAGATCTGCGGATTGAGCTCAGCGCCTTTAAAACCCAGGACCATAACTACCAGGCTAACTTCAAATACCTGGCCTCAAGCAATAGTATAGAAACATTAAGCCCGGTTACATCGGGCAACTACAGTGTATCGTTCCTTACCATTGGCACCGCCTTTGAATCGGCAAAAGGAATAAACAATGTTTCCGGTACTTTCCAGAAATTTTTGGATGCCCGCGCCGTGATATCGCAAAGATTAGGGCGTACCAATCCAAATTCGGCCGGAGTTGCTGATGGTTATGCCGATGGTTACGGGCCAAATTCGCAAAACGTATTGGTGCCGGCGTTTCTGGCGGCATATGCCGGTAAAAATGCTTCGGGCAGTAATCTGTCGCAATTCCCTAAAATTCCTATTCCTAACTGGCAGGTAACGTACAATGGTTTAAGTAAGATCTCCTGGTTCCAGGATATTTTTGATTCGTTCGACCTGAGCCATGGTTACCGTTCGTCATATAATGTAAGCGGCTTTACATCGCTGCTGCAATATCGCGAGGCCAATGGAGCTGCCTCCTCGCGCGATTTGAACAATGATTTCCTGCCATTGTACCAGTTTTCGCAGGTTACCATTTTTGAGCAGTTTGTACCCTTGTTAGGCGCAAGCGTTCGCTTCAAGAACAGCATGACTGCCAATGCCGAATATCGCCAAAGCCGTTCGCTGAGCTTAAGTATGCTTAACAGCCAGTTGGCACAGCAAAATGAAAAGATCATCGTTTTTGGCTTTGGTTATCATACCAAAGATTTTCATTTTCCGTTTGGCTGGTTTGAAGGCATTCAGCATAAGGATGTGAACTTTAAGCTCGATTTTTCATTGCGCGATAATAAAACAC